A genomic region of Eucalyptus grandis isolate ANBG69807.140 chromosome 5, ASM1654582v1, whole genome shotgun sequence contains the following coding sequences:
- the LOC104447416 gene encoding uncharacterized protein LOC104447416, whose protein sequence is MASRAISSGIEKRWRMGKERTVKLKGCVNCEILTLSLLKNSDGDGDGELLKNGDVDRLFKFPSTRSKALLELYKKLSGSIIDDGVIHKEELQQALLRKAVGKNLFLDRAVDSFFRLAGSCWFEVVDVADDTSNEEAMEINILQTSIANQMARDYNMPEI, encoded by the exons ATGGCGTCGAGGGCAATTAGCAGTGGCATTGAGAAGAGGTGGagaatgggcaaagagagaaCTGTGAAATTGAAAGGTTGTGTGAATTGTGAAAT tctcactctctccctcctcaAGAACAGCGACGGCGACGGTGACGGCGAGCTCCTCAAGAACGGCGACGTCGACCGCTTGTTCAAG TTTCCATCAACGAGATCGAAGGCGCTGCTTGAGCTGTATAAGAAGTTGAGCGGCTCGATTATTGACGACGGCGTGATCCACAAG GAAGAACTGCAGCAGGCGCTGCTTAGAAAAGCGGTGGGCAAGAATCTTTTCCTGGACAGG GCTGTTGATTCATTTTTCAGGTTAGCTGGAAGTTGTTGGTTTGAAGTTGTGG ATGTTGCAGATGATACATCAAATGAGGAAGCAATGGAGATAAACATACTTCAGACAAGTATTGCAAATCAAATGGCAAGGGATTATAATATGCCGGAGATTTAA
- the LOC120294000 gene encoding S-locus-specific glycoprotein BS29-2-like codes for MEIPCFSILYFISLCMFALEVCKSVDVLSSSEPIRDGDTLVSAGEKFQLGFFSPGNSSNRFLAIWYHNIPEKTIVWVANGDNPVNASSGVLRISNEGKLVLVDQAERVLWSSNNMNTTSQSVVAQLLDSGNLVLKDDSENISGNYLWQSFDHPSNTLLAGMKLGWDLRMGLDRHMTSWKSAEDPSTGDFTYGVDLGEIIPELVIRKGRVKYFRSGPWNGIQFSRMPMVPNLLYLPKFVNNSQEVYYTFNQFNESPSRVWC; via the coding sequence ATggaaattccctgtttttccatactGTATTTCATTTCACTTTGTATGTTTGCACTAGAAGTATGCAAGTCAGTCGATGTGTTGAGCTCATCTGAGCCAATTCGTGATGGTGATACCCTAGTGTCGGCAGGAGAAAAGTTTCAGCTAGGTTTCTTCAGCCCTGGAAACTCCAGCAACAGATTCCTCGCAATATGGTACCACAACATCCCAGAAAAGACAATTGTTTGGGTGGCAAATGGAGATAATCCGGTGAATGCTTCGTCAGGGGTTCTGAGGATAAGTAATGAAGGTAAACTAGTCCTTGTCGACCAAGCAGAAAGAGTCTTGTGGTCGTCGAATAACATGAATACTACTTCGCAAAGCGTAGTTGCTCAGCTCCTGGATTCTGGAAATCTAGTTTTGAAAGATGACAGTGAAAATATCTCCGGAAACTATCTTTGGCAGAGTTTTGATCATCCCTCCAACACATTATTGGCGGGCATGAAGCTGGGGTGGGACCTGAGGATGGGTTTGGACCGGCACATGACATCCTGGAAGAGCGCAGAGGATCCCTCAACTGGAGACTTCACCTATGGTGTCGATCTTGGAGAAATAATTCCCGAACTAGTCATACGTAAGGGACGTGTCAAATACTTCCGAAGTGGACCTTGGAATGGAATACAGTTCAGTAGGATGCCGATGGTTCCTAATTTGTTATACTTGCCCAAGTTCGTCAACAATTCTCAAGAGGTCTACTACACGTTCAACCAATTCAATGAATCCCCATCACGAGTTTGGTGTTAA
- the LOC104447414 gene encoding G-type lectin S-receptor-like serine/threonine-protein kinase SD1-1 — translation MLPYDTCDVYGNCGPNSMCTISNSPICSCMIGYQPKSQAEWDTFVWSSGCVSKNPFNCSKGEGFKRLKGVKMPDLLQFTMNTSMSLKECELECFKNCSCRAYANIDATGGGSGCLLWFGDLLDVRKLSVYANQDLYIRVSASDLDSVNSKWKEWVAVATSVAFVALLVVLYFCIIWKRKKHAQGITFDLPAEDENSLQLLIFDRVTILRATNNFCDSNKLGEGGFGPVYKGQLPNGQEIAIKRLSEDSRQGLNEFKNEVMLIAKLQHRNLVKLMGCCIEEERMLIYEYMPNGSLDSFIFGKTRENSLVWRMRFDIIVGIARGLLYLHQDSRLRIIHRDLKASNVLLNNEMNPKISDFGMARVFGGDLSLVKTKRIVGTYGYMAPEYAIDGLFSTKSDIFSFGVVLLEIISGKRNREFNHPDHCFNLLGHAWMLWLERKASDFIDPQLPNSFDLSEVVKCIHVGLLCVQRHPDDRPSMSTVLLMLDSESASLPQPKQPGFYIERSSENTKVEMSGRDCNSNEITITLLEGR, via the exons ATGTTGCCATATGATACCTGTGATGTCTATGGGAATTGCGGACCCAATAGCATGTGCACGATCAGCAATTCTCCAATATGTAGCTGCATGATTGGTTATCAACCGAAGTCACAGGCAGAGTGGGATACATTTGTGTGGAGTAGTGGGTGTGTCAGTAAGAACccatttaattgttctaaaggAGAAGGGTTTAAGAGGCTCAAAGGTGTGAAAATGCCTGATTTGTTGCAGTTCACGATGAACACGAGCATGAGCCTTAAGGAATGTGAATTAGAGTGCTTCAAGAACTGCTCATGCAGGGCCTACGCGAACATAGATGCCACTGGAGGTGGAAGTGGCTGtctcctatggtttggagatcTTCTTGACGTCAGAAAACTCAGCGTATATGCAAATCAAGATCTTTACATTCGCGTTTCAGCCTCAGACCTTG ATTCAGTGAACTCCAAGTGGAAAGAATGGGTAGCAGTGGCAACCTCTGTGGCATTTGTCGCGCTTTTGGTGGTGCTTTATTTCTGCATTatttggaagaggaaaaaacatgCTCAAG GGATAACATTCGACCTTCCAGCTGAAGATGAGAATAGCTTACAGCTTCTGATCTTTGATAGGGTCACCATTTTACGGGCAACTAACAACTTTTGTGATTCAAATAAGTTAGGAGAAGGTGGTTTTGGCCCCGTATACAAG GGTCAGCTGCCAAATGGGCAAGAAATAGCAATCAAGAGATTGTCAGAAGACTCTCGGCAGGGTCTCAATGAATTCAAGAATGAGGTCATGTTGATCGCAAAGCTTCAGCACCGAAATCTTGTGAAGCTTATGGGGTGTTGCATCGAAGAAGAGAGGATGCTAATCTACGAGTACATGCCTAATGGAAGCCTAGACTCTTtcatatttg GTAAAACAAGGGAAAATTCTCTTGTATGGAGAATGAGATTCGACATAATTGTAGGAATTGCGAGGGGCCTTCTTTATCTCCATCAAGATTCGAGATTGAGAATCATACATAGGGATCTCAAAGCAAGCAATGTGTTACTCAACAATGAGATGAACcctaaaatttcagattttggcatggcTAGAGTCTTTGGTGGAGATCTATCTCTAGTGAAGACTAAGAGGATAGTCGGCACTTA TGGTTACATGGCGCCAGAATACGCAATAGATGGGCTTTTCTCAACAAAATCAGACATTTTTAGCTTTGGAGTAGTGTTGCTGGAGATAATAAGCGGAAAGAGGAATAGAGAGTTCAATCATCCAGACCATTGCTTCAATCTTCTTGGACAT gcTTGGATGTTGTGGCTTGAAAGGAAGGCGAGCGACTTCATAGATCCACAACTTCCGAATTCTTTCGATCTGTCAGAAGTCGTAAAATGCATACACGTCGGGCTATTATGCGTGCAACGGCATCCTGACGATAGACCAAGTATGTCGACAGTGCTTCTGATGTTGGACAGTGAGAGCGCTTCGCTACCACAGCCCAAGCAGCCCGGTTTCTACATTGAGAGGAGCTCTGAAAACACAAAAGTTGAAATGAGTGGAAGAGATTGTAACTCAAATGAGATTACCATAACATTATTAGAAGGTAGATAG